GGCGACCTGGCCGCCGTGCACGTGCATCCGAACGAGAACCCGCCGAGGGCCGACCCGAACGCGGTCGGCGGTCCGGTGCTCACGCTGGCCTCGCTGTTCACGACCGCCGGGGAGTACCGGTTGTTCGTCGAGTTCCAGACCGCCGGGGTGGTGCACGAGGTTCCGCTGGACATCAAGGTCGGGTAGCCGGGAACCGACGGTGGTCGACAGACGACTCATTGGGCACGGAGGGAGGCGCCGACCTGTGGTCAGCGGCGTGTGCGGCACGGAGCGTGGCTTCGCCGTGCCTGCGCCCAGGCTCGCGCGCACCGCGGCCGGCCGCCTGGTCGCGCTGCTGCTGCTGATCCTCGGCACGCTCGGAATCGGTGTCGTCGGTGCCGGTCCGGCCTTCGCCCACGCGCAGTTGCTGTCCACCGATCCGGTCGCCGGTGCCCGCCTGACCGCCCCACCGGACCACGTCAGCCTGACCTTCGGCGAGACGGTCAGCTTCGTGCCCGACGGGTTCCGGCTGCTGGACCGCACCGGATCGGACGTGACACTGGCGGCCCCGCAGGAGTCCGGGACCAAGGTGACGGTGGCCGTTCCGGGCAAGCTGGCGGACGGCGCCTACGTGTTCTCCTGGCGGGTCGTCTCCGCCGACACCCACCCGGTCGCCGGGGCGATCCCGTTCACCGTCGGCAATGTGAGCGGCGGGGCGGCGCCGGCGATCAGCGTGGGCGGTGGCGCGCCGGGCTCGACGCAGCCGCTGGCCGCGGTGAACCGGTGGGTCGGCTACGTCGGCGCGATCGGCTCGGTCGGCACATTGTTCTTCGTGCTGCTTTGCTGGCCGGCAGGTCGGCGAGACCGGTTCGTGCGGCTCGTCGGTGTCGCGGGCGCGGCGCTGGTCGCGATCACGGCGGTCGTCGCGCTGCCGCTGCAGGCGTCGTTGGCCGACGGCGTCCCGGTGCACAAGGTCTTCTCCGGTGGTGCGGTCCGCGCAGTGCTGCACTCGACCTTCGGGCACGCCGCGATCGCGCGGTTGGTGCTGGCGGTGCTGCTGGCAGTGCTGCTTTCCACGCCGCGTCGCCTGCCGGGACTCGACGGCGTGTGCGCCGCGGTCGGCGTCGCGCTGCTGGCCTGCTTCTCCTGGGCCGGACACGCTTCGGTGTCCGACGTCCCGGCGCTGACCGTGGCCGACGACGTGATCCACCTGGTCTGTGTGGTCACCTGGCTGGGCGGGTTGTCCCTGCTGGCCACCCGCCTGCTGCCGGCGCCCTTGCCCGGGCTCGAGGTGGTGCTGGCGCGGTGGTCGCGCACCGCGATGTGGGCGGTGGGCCTGCTCGTGGTCACCGGCGTGATCCAGGCCTGGCGGGAACTGCGCAGCCTGCACGCACTGGCCGACAGCGACTACGGCCACTGGATCATCGCCAAGACGTGCGGACTGGTGCTGCTGGTCCTGCTCGGCAACCTCGGGCGGAGCCGGGTCCAGGCCTGGACCCAGTCCGGGATCGGGACGACCCCGGCCGGTGCGTCGCTGGGCGCGATGCGGGCCGCCGAGCCGGCGCCGCCGGTCCTCGGTCGACTGCGGCAGTCGGTGGCCGCCGAACTGGTCATCGCCGCGGTGGTGCTGGTGTTCAGTGCGTTGCTGGTGGTCTCCGACCCACACATCGAGAGCTCGTCGGCAGGCATGTCGGGGATGCCCGGCATGTCGATGGCGGCTGGGTCGGTGAGCGGCAGCGTGACGCTGCCGACCGGTCCGGTCGCCACGATCAGCATCAGCCCGGCGATGGCCGGGAGCCCGACCATCAACATCGTGACCACCTCGGGCGGCGGTGGCTCGCTGGACCCGGTAGAGGTCGACGCCACCGCCGCGCTGCCCGCCCGCGGCATCGAGCCGATCCCGTTGACGCTCACCAGGACGAGTGCCGGCCACTACGTGGTCAACGGCGCCCCGTTGGGGTTCCCGGGGACCTGGACGATCACGGTCACCGTTCGGACCTCGGACATCGACTCCGGCGTCGGCACCGTGACTCTCGTCCTGCACTGACTCCGGACGCAGGCAGGGCGGCCGGGTCGTTGCCGACCCGACCGCCCCACGGGCTGTCAGCGGGTGCTCAGCCCCCGCACTCGCACTTGTCGCCGCAGTTGCACGGGTTGCACGGGCAGCCCTCCGCGTGGTTCGTCTCCGGGTCCGACATGACCATCAGTCCTATCCGTTGGTTCGGAGCAGGGCTTCGACCGGCCGGAACGCACGGTACTCCCCGCCGACCGGTGGCCGGAACGGCCACTCGGCGATGAAAGTTGGTCCCGGATTCGGTCATGATCAATTCGGGAACTCGGGCGACTCGCGGAGCGACTCTTATGGTTGCGGCAGGACAACCGAATCGTCGGCCCCCTGCCGCGGTGTCGCGGTCCGGGGGTTCGTCTGCGCGGCGGCTGTCGCCGTGAGAAGGGTGGTTCGGTGCCCCGCGCTGTCCGAACATTGCTGGCCGGGTTGACGCTCGCCGGGACCTTGTTGGTCACGGCCGGCGCCGCGTCCGCGCACGTCACCGTTTCCCCGACCAACGTCCCCGCGGGTCAGGACGCCACGCTGACCTTCACGGTGCCCGACGAGAAGGACGATGCCTCGACGGTTGCCCTGCGGCTGGTTCTGGCCGATGGCGCGGCGTTGCACGAGGTCAGCCTGCTCTCCAAGCCGGGTTGGGACTTCACCACGGCAGCACCGGTGTCCGCCACCAGTTCTCCGCAGCCCACGACGCCGCAGGCGACCGCAACCGCCGCCCCGCAGTCGACCCCGATGCCGAACATGCCCGGGATGTCGGGAATGTCCGGGATGTCGATGCCGGGCGTGGCCCGGGCCGACGACACCCCCACGGCGACCGCGGCACCGAGCCCGAGCGCCTCGGCCGACTCCGACGGCGACTCGGGCGGTCCGGCGATCGGGTCGATCAGCTGGACGGCCCGCGACTCGTCGGTTGCCATCCGCCCCGGCACCTTCCAGCAGTTCGAGATCTCCGCGGCGATGCCCGCCGACCGGTCCTCGCTGATCTTCGCCGCAATCCAGACCTACAGCGACGGCACCGTGGTGCGCTGGATCGACCAGGCTGCGCCGGGCGCCGCCGAACCCGCGCACCCGGCCCCGACCGTGACCCTGGGTTCCGCGGGCTCGATGCCGGGTATGCCCATGTCGGGCATGACGCCCGCACCGAGTTCGGGCGGGTCGATGAACATGGCCATGTCGGGGATGTCCGGGATGGACATGTCCGGCAGCAAGTCCGACTCGGTGAATGTCGCGCTGGTCGTGGCGATCGCGGCGCTGATCGCCGCGATGACCGCCGCGGTGCTCGCGATGAACGCGTTGAGCCGGGCACGGGGAGCGCGTTCCGATGGCCACTGATCCGCGCGCCGGATCCGGGTCGGGAAGCAGGTGCCCGTGGGCTCGATGAGTTCCGGCGGCTTCGACCTGCTGTCGTGGCCTGCCCGGGGCATCTGGGTGGTGCTCTACGGCTGGGTGCTGGCCAACCACCTGGTCCACGTCAGCTACATGAGGGCGCAGCCGCGGGCCTGGCACTTCACCCACGTCGCGATGGCGCTCGGGATGATCTACATGTTCACCCCGTGGCGTGGTGAGCCGGCACCGGCCCGCGCCTGGGAGGCCGCCTATCTGGTGATCGCCGCCACGATCATGGCGTGGGTGATCTACGAGTGGGCGCGCGGTCGGGCGGTGAACCTGTTGTGGTTCACCCAGCTGATCGCGATGCTGGCGATGGCGTTCATGTACGCGCTGATGTCCGGCGCGACGCCGGGTGGTTACCACGTGCTGACTTACGCGTTCGTCGTCTTCTACGTCGTCGAGGCGGCCGGCTGGAGCCGGCGTCACTTCGCCGAGGCCGACGAGGAACGGCTGTCCTGGGTCCCGTTCTCGTTGCACCCGCGGCCGGCCGGGGCGGTGTGCGCCTCGCGCCTGTGCGGCAGCGTGCCGGTCGACCTGTCGTTGTCCGGGACCGTGATGGCCCTGGGCATGGCGTGGATGTTCCTGGGGATGGACGACCAGGCGTTGCAGTTCGTGGCCCACGCGACCACGCCCGGCCATACCGCGGACAGCCTGCTGGCGGCGGTGGTCGCGATGATCGCGCTGGCGGTCGTGCTGCCGCTGCCGCTGCGCCCCCCCGACCTACTGCGCTCCGATCATCGATGATCTGAGCGTTGTTCTCTCATACGTGAGGCGTCACGGAATCCGGACAAACCGACGGTCCAATGACGTCTCAATCATCGATGATCTGGGCGGGGCTCAGCGGCCGTGGCGGACCCAGTGCCCGGCGAAGAGGGCGTCGGGGTCGATCTCGCGGGGTGGGATCGGACGCGAGACCCACGTCAGGTTCACGAAATGGCGGGCGTTGACGTTCTCAGTGGTGATGTTCCCGCCCCACGTCCCGCAGCTCAGGCTCAGCGTGAACGGCAGCCCGTTGCGCGGGCTGCCGGCGCCCTCGTTGAGGTTCTGATTGACCATCACCCGCGCGGTCCGGGTGCCATGGGCCAACGCCTCGACGTTGGCATCGCTGCTGGTGTGGATGCCGCAGGTGTGCCCCAGGCCCTGGTGGCCGGTGATCCCGTTGACGATCGCCACGGCGTGGGAGATCCCGCCCCGGTAGGTGTAGAGCGCGAGCACCACCGACAGCTTCTCCCCCGAGAACGGGTGCGCCGGGCCCCAACCGTCCTCCGTGACGATCAGGAACGTCCGGTCGGCCGCGATCTCGAACCCGGCCAGCGCGGCGATCTCGCCGGCCGGGCGGGCCACCACGTCGAGGGTCGGGATGTGGCCGCCGTCCGGCCACATCGCCTTGGCCAGCGCCTCCTTCTCGTCCTGGTCGCACACGTGTCCGCCGCGCGCGACCAGTTCGGCCAGCAGCACGTCGTGCACCCCCGCCTCGACGACGACGGCGTTGTCGGCAAGACAGCTGGTGGCCAGGTCGAAGGTCTTGGCGGCGACGATCATCGCCGCGGCATCGGCGATGTCCGCGGTCTCGTCGACCACGTGCACGGAGTTGCCGACGCCAACCCCGTAGGCCGGCGTGCCGGAACTGTAGGCCGCGCGAACCATCGCCGCCCCACCGGTCGCGACCACCAGGTCGGCCTGCCGCATCAGCTCCTGGGTGCGGGTGATCGAGGGCCGCGCGATGGTCTGCACCAGGTCGGCCGGGGCGCCGACCTGGACGCACGCCGCGCGCAGGTGCTCGACGACCAGCGCCGTCGATCGCGCCGTCCGCGGGTGCGGGGACATGACGATCGCGTTGCGGCCCTTCAACGCGAACAACGCCTTCACCGGCGGGGTGGCCTCCGGGCCGGTGGTCGGGATCAGCGCGGCCACCACCCCGACGGGCTTGGCGATCTTCACCAGGCCGCGCGCCGGGTCGGTCTCCACGACGCCCACCGTCGGCACGCGCAGGATGTCGTCGAGTGTGCCGGTCACCCGACGTTGGATCTTGGTCAGCTTGTCCGCGTAGGTGCCGAACCCGCCCTCGGCGACCGCGAGTTCGGCCAGGGCCTGCGCGCGTTCCGGTTGCACAACCGCCCAGGCGGCCGCGGTGCACAGTGCGTCGACCTGCTGCTGCGACCAGTCGGCGATCGCGGCCTGCGCGGCTCGGGCTCGGGCGAGAAGTTCGGCGATCTCGACGGACTCGGCGGTGTCTGCGGTCATGGGCGATTCTGACCTCTCCAGGCGCAGGTGAGGCAGCGTCAGATTCCGGCGACGGGGCTCAGCCGGAATAAGCGAGCCGCTGCGCGTGCCGGCGCAGCGGCTCGGAGGAGATCAGTTCCGGGGTCCGGGCGGCCAGCCACGGGACCCCGTGGCGGGCCAACCAGAACCACCAGGCGGCGGCGCTGGGCGCGGCCGGCGCGGGTCCGACGTCGATGCGCAGGCCGAGCCCCGCCGCTGCGTGCGCTGCCAACATCCGATGCCCGTGGGCCGAGGGGTGCATCCGGTCCACGGCCCAGCACTCGGGCTGTTCGGTCAACGGGGCGACGTCGAGCAGGTGCACGCCGGCGTCGGAACGGAAGTCGTCGAGGCACTCGTTGATCGCGGCGACGTGAGCTCGGATCGAGCGCCCCAGCCGACCGGGGAAGGGCAGGATCCGGGTGGGGTCGTGCAGGCGCGTCACGACGACCCGCGTCCCGTCCTGCCGAAGTTCGCGGACGAGCTCCGCGATCGCGGCCGGGGCCTGCTCGGTCGCCCCGCCGGAACGGAACAAGTCGTTGAGCCCGACGCAGACGTAGGCCAGGTCCGGCTGGTGTTCCAGCGCGACCGGCAACTGGTCCCGGATCACGGCAGCGACCGGTGCCCCGCCGCGGGCCAGCGGCACGAACGGCGCGTCGGCCGCGGCGGCCAGCAGCCCGGCCCAGGTGTCCGCGGGCGCGACCTCCAGCCCGACGCCCTCGCCGGAGGCGATGCTGTCGCCCAGCGAGACGTGCACCCGGCTGCGGTGCCGCCGGACCGGTCCGGTCCGGTCCGGGGTGCCGGTGGGCTCGCCGCGCACAGCCAGGCCGGCGCTCATCGGCGGACGTTGATCCGCGCGTGCGCGCTGGGGGTGGGCTGCGACTGTGACATTGAGTCGCTCGCAAGCTCGCTCATCGGACCACGACCCGCGGTTCGACCTCGTGGGCGTCCAGGAACCCGGCGGCGGTGCGGGCCCAGTCGAAGGTCTCGGCGCGCTCTCGGGCCCGGGTGCGGGCCGGCCCGCGGGGCAGCCCGAGCACCTCCTGGACGGCGTCGGCGAAGGCGGTGGGCCTGCCCGGCACGGCCCACCCCGCGGATCCGATCACCTCGGGCAGCGCGCTGGCCGCATCGACCACAACCGGCGTGCCGGAAGCCAACGCCTCCAGGGCCGCCAGGCCGAAGGTCTCGATCGGCCCCGGAGCCAGCACGACGTCGGCTGAGGAGAGCAGCCGAGCCAGTTCGCCACGGTCGGAAAGGAACCCGACGAACTCGATCGGCAGCCCGGCGGCAGCGCGTTCCATCCGCTCCCGCAGCGGGCCGTCGCCGGCGATCACGCACCGGATCGGCAGGCCCCGGGAGACGAGTTCCCGCACGGTCTCGACGACCCGCATCGGGGCCTTCTCCGGCGAGAGTCGGACGGCCGTGACGAGCAGTGCGGCACCGTCCGGGGACAGCTTCAGCCGCAGCGCGAAGTCCCGGTTGGCCGGGTGGAAACCGATGAGGTCGACGCCGAGCGGGACGCGGCGCAAGTTCGGCGCGGGCAGGCGGTCGAACTCCTGCGCGGCCCAGTCGGTGGTGCACACGACCGTGTCGAAGCCGGTGGCCAGGCGTCGGTTGTCGGCGTCGATCATCCGGCGCAGGCGCATGCCGCCGGGCACCAGGCGGGCGGCCAGCAGGTCCAACCTCTCGTGCACGACGACGATCGCGGGCAGGTCATGGCGCCGGGCCCAGCGACCCAGCCCGCGCAGGGTGAGCCGGTCGTGGACCTCGAGCCGGTCGGGAGCGAGTGCCGAGAGCAGCTGGGTCACCCGGGCCGGGCGCGGAATAACCCGGTAGCCGCCGCTGCCCGGAAGCACCGGGGCGTGCAGCCTGTGGATGGTGCCCCACGGCGTCCGTTCGACCTCGTCACGGTGGCCCGGCACGATCTGGACCACCTCATGGCCGAGGGCCGCGTAGCCCTCGGCCAGATGGCGCATCGCAGTCCGCAGCCCCCCGGAGCGGGGGGTCACGAAGTTGGCGCACTGCACGATCTGAGTCACCGTCAGGCCGCCACTCCGGCCGCGGCGACCTGTTCGTAATGGGTGATCAGTTCGTCGCCGATCACCGTCCAGGTGCGGCCGTCCACCGAGGGCCGCGCGGCGGCCGCGAGCGCCGACCGCCGGGTCGGGTCGTCGCGCAGACTGCGGAGCGCGCGATGCAGGTCGGTGGCGTCACTCGGCCTGAACAGCAGGCCGTTGCGGCCGTCGTCGACCAGGTCGAGCAGGCCACCCGCCGCCGGCGCGACGACCGGCAACCCGCTGGCCAGAGCTTCCTGCGCGGCTTGGCAGAACGTCTCGTGCGCGCCGGTGTGCACGAAAACGTCGAGCGAGGCGAAGGAGGCGGCCAACTGCTCGCCGTGCTGCAGACCGAGAAACCGCGCCCCGGGCAGTCGACGCTCCAGGCTGTCGCGCTGCGGCCCGTCGCCGACGACCACCAGGCGGATGCCTGGTTCGCGGTCCAGCCCGACGAGCAGTTCCACCTGCTTCTCACCGGCCAGTCGGCCGATGTAGCCGACGATCATCTCGCCGTTCGGAGCGAGTTGCCGCCGCAGCTCTTGGTCGCGGCGGTCGGGGTGGAAGCGGACCAGGTCGACGCCCCGGGCCCAGTGTTCCACCCGGTCCACGCCGTTGCGGTTCAACTCGGCGACTGCGTGCCGACTCGGCGCCAGCGTCCGGCCGACGACCGAGTGGATGCTGCGCAGCCAACGCCACAGCACACGTTCGGCGACCCGCAGCCCGTAACGGGAGGCGAAACCGGCGAGGTCGGTCTGATAGATCGCGACGGTCGGAATCCGTTGCCGGTGTGCGATCCAGGCGCCGTAGGCACCGACCGAGGCAGGCGAGGCGAGGTGGACCACGTCCGGCTGCCACTGCCGCAACAGGCGGGGCAGGTTCGGGTCGGGCAGGCCTAACCGGAAGTCCCGGTAGCGCGGCAGCGCCAGCGACGGCCCGCGGAAGATCGGGGTGTTGTTGTAGTGGTCGGGTTGCCCGTGGCACTCGGGACCGCCGGGTGCGTAGACGAGCGTTTCGTGTCCCCGGGCGTCGAGGTGATCGCACACCCGGAGCACGCTGTTGGTGACGCCGTTGACCTGCGG
This genomic window from Sporichthyaceae bacterium contains:
- a CDS encoding copper resistance protein CopC, with product MPAPRLARTAAGRLVALLLLILGTLGIGVVGAGPAFAHAQLLSTDPVAGARLTAPPDHVSLTFGETVSFVPDGFRLLDRTGSDVTLAAPQESGTKVTVAVPGKLADGAYVFSWRVVSADTHPVAGAIPFTVGNVSGGAAPAISVGGGAPGSTQPLAAVNRWVGYVGAIGSVGTLFFVLLCWPAGRRDRFVRLVGVAGAALVAITAVVALPLQASLADGVPVHKVFSGGAVRAVLHSTFGHAAIARLVLAVLLAVLLSTPRRLPGLDGVCAAVGVALLACFSWAGHASVSDVPALTVADDVIHLVCVVTWLGGLSLLATRLLPAPLPGLEVVLARWSRTAMWAVGLLVVTGVIQAWRELRSLHALADSDYGHWIIAKTCGLVLLVLLGNLGRSRVQAWTQSGIGTTPAGASLGAMRAAEPAPPVLGRLRQSVAAELVIAAVVLVFSALLVVSDPHIESSSAGMSGMPGMSMAAGSVSGSVTLPTGPVATISISPAMAGSPTINIVTTSGGGGSLDPVEVDATAALPARGIEPIPLTLTRTSAGHYVVNGAPLGFPGTWTITVTVRTSDIDSGVGTVTLVLH
- a CDS encoding YcnI family protein is translated as MPRAVRTLLAGLTLAGTLLVTAGAASAHVTVSPTNVPAGQDATLTFTVPDEKDDASTVALRLVLADGAALHEVSLLSKPGWDFTTAAPVSATSSPQPTTPQATATAAPQSTPMPNMPGMSGMSGMSMPGVARADDTPTATAAPSPSASADSDGDSGGPAIGSISWTARDSSVAIRPGTFQQFEISAAMPADRSSLIFAAIQTYSDGTVVRWIDQAAPGAAEPAHPAPTVTLGSAGSMPGMPMSGMTPAPSSGGSMNMAMSGMSGMDMSGSKSDSVNVALVVAIAALIAAMTAAVLAMNALSRARGARSDGH
- a CDS encoding DUF5134 domain-containing protein, which gives rise to MSSGGFDLLSWPARGIWVVLYGWVLANHLVHVSYMRAQPRAWHFTHVAMALGMIYMFTPWRGEPAPARAWEAAYLVIAATIMAWVIYEWARGRAVNLLWFTQLIAMLAMAFMYALMSGATPGGYHVLTYAFVVFYVVEAAGWSRRHFAEADEERLSWVPFSLHPRPAGAVCASRLCGSVPVDLSLSGTVMALGMAWMFLGMDDQALQFVAHATTPGHTADSLLAAVVAMIALAVVLPLPLRPPDLLRSDHR
- a CDS encoding aldehyde dehydrogenase family protein — translated: MTADTAESVEIAELLARARAAQAAIADWSQQQVDALCTAAAWAVVQPERAQALAELAVAEGGFGTYADKLTKIQRRVTGTLDDILRVPTVGVVETDPARGLVKIAKPVGVVAALIPTTGPEATPPVKALFALKGRNAIVMSPHPRTARSTALVVEHLRAACVQVGAPADLVQTIARPSITRTQELMRQADLVVATGGAAMVRAAYSSGTPAYGVGVGNSVHVVDETADIADAAAMIVAAKTFDLATSCLADNAVVVEAGVHDVLLAELVARGGHVCDQDEKEALAKAMWPDGGHIPTLDVVARPAGEIAALAGFEIAADRTFLIVTEDGWGPAHPFSGEKLSVVLALYTYRGGISHAVAIVNGITGHQGLGHTCGIHTSSDANVEALAHGTRTARVMVNQNLNEGAGSPRNGLPFTLSLSCGTWGGNITTENVNARHFVNLTWVSRPIPPREIDPDALFAGHWVRHGR
- a CDS encoding GDSL-type esterase/lipase family protein, encoding MSAGLAVRGEPTGTPDRTGPVRRHRSRVHVSLGDSIASGEGVGLEVAPADTWAGLLAAAADAPFVPLARGGAPVAAVIRDQLPVALEHQPDLAYVCVGLNDLFRSGGATEQAPAAIAELVRELRQDGTRVVVTRLHDPTRILPFPGRLGRSIRAHVAAINECLDDFRSDAGVHLLDVAPLTEQPECWAVDRMHPSAHGHRMLAAHAAAGLGLRIDVGPAPAAPSAAAWWFWLARHGVPWLAARTPELISSEPLRRHAQRLAYSG
- a CDS encoding glycosyltransferase, with the translated sequence MTQIVQCANFVTPRSGGLRTAMRHLAEGYAALGHEVVQIVPGHRDEVERTPWGTIHRLHAPVLPGSGGYRVIPRPARVTQLLSALAPDRLEVHDRLTLRGLGRWARRHDLPAIVVVHERLDLLAARLVPGGMRLRRMIDADNRRLATGFDTVVCTTDWAAQEFDRLPAPNLRRVPLGVDLIGFHPANRDFALRLKLSPDGAALLVTAVRLSPEKAPMRVVETVRELVSRGLPIRCVIAGDGPLRERMERAAAGLPIEFVGFLSDRGELARLLSSADVVLAPGPIETFGLAALEALASGTPVVVDAASALPEVIGSAGWAVPGRPTAFADAVQEVLGLPRGPARTRARERAETFDWARTAAGFLDAHEVEPRVVVR
- a CDS encoding glycosyltransferase family 1 protein yields the protein MRVAVITESFLPQVNGVTNSVLRVCDHLDARGHETLVYAPGGPECHGQPDHYNNTPIFRGPSLALPRYRDFRLGLPDPNLPRLLRQWQPDVVHLASPASVGAYGAWIAHRQRIPTVAIYQTDLAGFASRYGLRVAERVLWRWLRSIHSVVGRTLAPSRHAVAELNRNGVDRVEHWARGVDLVRFHPDRRDQELRRQLAPNGEMIVGYIGRLAGEKQVELLVGLDREPGIRLVVVGDGPQRDSLERRLPGARFLGLQHGEQLAASFASLDVFVHTGAHETFCQAAQEALASGLPVVAPAAGGLLDLVDDGRNGLLFRPSDATDLHRALRSLRDDPTRRSALAAAARPSVDGRTWTVIGDELITHYEQVAAAGVAA